Proteins from a single region of Geothrix sp. PMB-07:
- a CDS encoding methyl-accepting chemotaxis protein, with protein sequence MKNLSLGSRVQYLVGTTFALVLIFGVMAAGKGPMPTAGWVVFGLATLLLGLTLYTVHRILKAIANLTVNLKAAAGGDLDQRITRIKKGGATEELSWALNDVLDQQEAYFREVFSAFDHASQGKTFRLAMDQGLHGAFKDAMTRVNVSVESLGKVQQMAIKEKLIARITNLNSGNLIGNLKSIQEYLMNMTQELSIVGQISKETAQEAEDSRATIESLVTNLNRVAEMIAQTNAQTTLLHQKGEEINQIVQVITDVADRTNLLALNAAIEAAHAGEIGKGFAVVAEEVRTLSENTKDAAASIAATIESFGEATSRMIRDSEQVKEIAEGSRSAVTAFRSQVLKFADSAKTSLTQVSKAQDFSFASLVKVDHFLYKQNGYRVLHQGANSPEARAIQTTHRTCRLGTWYYEGQGAEMFYRTPSFSRLESPHANVHQSVQEAVNLLTTHWDRDEAIQEQIFDHFEAAERASEEVVQVIDRMVDERHRMI encoded by the coding sequence ATGAAGAATTTGTCTTTGGGCTCTAGGGTCCAGTACCTGGTCGGAACCACCTTCGCGCTGGTGCTGATCTTCGGTGTCATGGCCGCCGGCAAGGGACCGATGCCGACGGCGGGTTGGGTGGTCTTCGGCCTGGCGACCCTGCTGCTGGGCCTGACCCTCTACACCGTCCATCGCATCCTGAAGGCCATCGCCAACCTCACCGTGAACCTGAAGGCCGCCGCTGGGGGCGATCTCGACCAGCGCATCACCCGCATCAAGAAAGGCGGCGCCACGGAGGAGTTGTCCTGGGCCCTCAATGATGTCCTGGACCAGCAGGAGGCCTACTTCCGCGAAGTCTTCTCCGCCTTCGACCACGCCAGCCAGGGCAAGACCTTCCGGCTCGCCATGGATCAGGGCCTTCACGGCGCCTTCAAGGACGCCATGACCCGGGTGAACGTGTCCGTGGAAAGCCTGGGCAAGGTGCAGCAAATGGCCATCAAGGAGAAGCTCATCGCCCGCATCACGAACCTCAACTCCGGCAACCTCATCGGGAACCTGAAGTCCATCCAGGAATACCTGATGAACATGACGCAGGAGCTGAGCATTGTGGGCCAGATCTCCAAGGAGACCGCGCAGGAGGCTGAAGACAGCCGTGCCACCATCGAAAGCCTGGTGACCAACCTCAACCGCGTGGCCGAGATGATCGCCCAGACCAACGCCCAGACCACCCTGCTCCACCAGAAGGGCGAGGAGATCAACCAGATCGTCCAGGTGATCACGGATGTCGCTGACCGCACCAACCTGCTGGCCCTGAACGCCGCCATCGAGGCGGCCCACGCCGGGGAGATCGGCAAGGGCTTCGCCGTGGTGGCCGAAGAGGTACGCACCCTTTCTGAGAACACCAAGGACGCGGCAGCCTCCATCGCGGCCACCATCGAATCCTTCGGCGAGGCCACCAGCCGCATGATTCGCGATTCAGAGCAGGTAAAGGAGATTGCCGAAGGCAGCCGGAGCGCTGTCACGGCCTTCCGGTCCCAAGTGCTGAAATTCGCCGACTCCGCCAAGACCTCCCTCACTCAGGTCAGCAAGGCCCAGGATTTCAGCTTCGCCTCCCTCGTCAAGGTGGATCACTTCCTCTACAAGCAGAATGGCTACCGCGTGCTGCACCAGGGCGCCAATTCACCCGAGGCCCGCGCCATCCAGACCACCCACCGGACCTGCCGCCTGGGCACCTGGTACTACGAGGGCCAGGGCGCCGAGATGTTCTATCGCACCCCTTCCTTCAGCCGTCTGGAATCACCCCACGCCAACGTGCACCAGAGTGTGCAAGAGGCCGTCAACCTGCTCACAACCCATTGGGACCGGGATGAGGCCATCCAGGAACAGATCTTCGACCACTTCGAAGCCGCAGAGCGGGCCAGTGAAGAGGTGGTTCAGGTCATCGACCGCATGGTCGATGAACGCCACCGGATGATCTGA
- a CDS encoding PAS domain-containing protein: MTIRPQPTQNEKVLREDDFIVSKTDLKGLITYGNRIFIEVSGYSEQELLGAPHSILRHPDMPRAVFKLLWDTIQAKREICAYVKNLAKDGSFYWVFANITPSFDRHGNLIGYYSVRRKPRAEAVQTMSGLYRAMLDAERRAGDGQAGMKASTALLHQTLAQKDMSYEEFVFGL; encoded by the coding sequence ATGACCATCCGCCCTCAGCCAACGCAGAACGAGAAGGTTCTGCGTGAAGATGATTTCATCGTTTCCAAGACCGACCTGAAGGGCTTGATCACCTACGGGAATCGCATATTCATTGAGGTATCGGGCTACTCCGAACAGGAGCTGCTGGGGGCCCCCCACAGCATCCTGCGGCATCCGGACATGCCCCGCGCCGTCTTCAAGTTGCTCTGGGACACCATCCAGGCCAAACGCGAGATCTGCGCCTACGTGAAGAACCTCGCCAAGGACGGCAGTTTTTACTGGGTGTTTGCCAACATTACGCCCTCCTTCGACCGCCACGGCAACCTCATCGGCTACTACTCCGTGCGACGGAAACCCCGGGCCGAGGCCGTCCAGACCATGAGCGGCCTCTACCGGGCCATGCTGGATGCAGAGCGCCGGGCGGGTGATGGCCAGGCTGGCATGAAGGCCTCCACCGCGCTCCTCCATCAGACCCTCGCGCAGAAGGACATGAGCTATGAAGAATTTGTCTTTGGGCTCTAG
- a CDS encoding class I SAM-dependent methyltransferase: MPEGRQVQQMFSAIAGKYDVLNHVLSGGVDFWWWWRMARASGAGPGKRFLDVAAGTGDSSLALARRGAEVVSTDFTHAMLRLGPAKFARKGFAKLIWASSDADAQCLPFRDASFDGITICYGIRNVENRARAYAEFLRVLRPGGRLTILEFSTPVVPGLKALYDWYSLRVLPKIGAWISGDASAYTYLPESIRTFPHQRALATELEGAGFREVRWTNLTGGIAALHMAVKR; this comes from the coding sequence ATGCCGGAAGGCAGGCAAGTGCAGCAGATGTTTTCGGCCATCGCCGGGAAGTACGACGTTCTGAACCATGTCCTGTCCGGTGGCGTGGATTTCTGGTGGTGGTGGCGCATGGCGCGGGCCAGCGGCGCCGGGCCCGGCAAACGCTTTCTGGATGTGGCGGCGGGCACGGGGGATTCCAGCCTGGCCCTGGCCCGGCGGGGCGCCGAGGTGGTCAGCACCGATTTCACCCACGCCATGCTGCGTTTGGGGCCGGCCAAGTTCGCACGGAAGGGGTTCGCCAAGCTGATCTGGGCTTCCAGCGATGCCGATGCCCAGTGCCTGCCTTTCCGGGATGCCAGCTTCGACGGCATCACGATCTGCTACGGCATCCGCAACGTGGAGAACCGGGCGCGGGCTTATGCGGAATTCCTGCGGGTGCTGCGGCCCGGGGGCCGACTCACCATCCTGGAGTTCAGCACGCCGGTGGTGCCTGGCCTGAAGGCCCTCTACGACTGGTACAGCCTGCGGGTGCTTCCGAAGATCGGCGCCTGGATCAGCGGCGACGCCTCGGCCTACACCTACCTGCCGGAAAGCATCCGGACCTTCCCCCACCAGCGGGCCCTGGCCACGGAGCTGGAAGGGGCGGGCTTCCGCGAGGTCCGCTGGACGAACCTCACGGGGGGCATCGCCGCCCTGCACATGGCGGTGAAGCGGTGA
- a CDS encoding acyl-CoA dehydrogenase family protein, protein MNTTAAEAVKGGSFLLTPIGALPQFTPEEFGDEAKEFARAAKDFIQGEVLPQDEAIDKLDLPLTVALMKKAGELGLLGLEIPEAYEGMDVDKRTAMLVLEEMSKQGSFAVTYSANTGIGTLPIVYFGTEAQKRTYLPKLATGEWLAAYALTEAGSGSDALGAKATAVLDGDHWVLNGTKMWITNAGFADVFVIFAKIDGQHFSAFIVERTDPGISTGAEEKKLGIKGSSTRTVILENCRIPKDRLLGEIGKGHKIAFGILNIGRFKLGLGSQGGMKRILEYAIRYTTERQQFGKAINSFGMIQQKLADMATKIFVLESLNFRTIGYLDEALHATSWDSPTAGADKMAAIDEYAIECSISKVWGSEALFFVADEAVQAYGGYGFSAEYPPEKALRDCRINRIFEGTNEINRLLIAGTLLKRAMKGELPLMQFGQQVAKEISNPPKADGFTGPLARLKHGVELSKRQCMLAAGLAVQVLGQKLVDNQEVMARMSDMLMEIYAMESAVVRAERMVESGHRWAQIARDMTELFVNESWHKVHGNARMLCADVVEGEALRHALAGVKAFAEFHPTSSARLRGRIASELIQKGIYPIEVF, encoded by the coding sequence ATGAACACCACGGCTGCAGAAGCGGTCAAGGGAGGCAGTTTCCTGCTGACCCCCATCGGGGCCCTGCCCCAGTTCACCCCGGAGGAATTCGGCGACGAGGCCAAGGAATTCGCCCGGGCCGCCAAGGACTTCATCCAGGGCGAAGTGCTGCCCCAGGATGAGGCCATCGACAAGCTGGACCTGCCTCTGACGGTGGCGCTCATGAAGAAGGCGGGCGAGCTGGGCCTGCTGGGCCTGGAGATTCCCGAAGCCTACGAGGGCATGGACGTCGACAAGCGCACCGCCATGCTTGTGCTCGAGGAGATGAGCAAGCAGGGCAGCTTCGCCGTCACCTACAGCGCCAACACGGGCATCGGCACGTTGCCCATCGTCTACTTCGGCACCGAAGCCCAGAAGCGCACCTACCTGCCCAAGCTGGCCACGGGCGAGTGGCTGGCGGCCTACGCACTGACCGAGGCTGGCAGCGGTTCTGATGCCCTCGGAGCGAAGGCCACGGCCGTCCTCGATGGCGACCACTGGGTGCTGAACGGCACCAAGATGTGGATCACCAACGCGGGCTTCGCCGATGTCTTCGTGATCTTCGCGAAGATCGACGGCCAGCACTTCAGCGCCTTCATCGTCGAAAGGACCGATCCCGGCATCAGCACCGGCGCCGAAGAGAAGAAGCTGGGCATCAAGGGCAGCTCCACCCGCACTGTCATCCTCGAAAACTGCCGCATCCCCAAGGACCGGCTGCTGGGCGAGATCGGCAAGGGCCACAAGATCGCCTTCGGCATCCTCAACATCGGCCGCTTCAAGCTGGGGCTGGGCAGCCAGGGCGGCATGAAGCGCATCCTCGAGTACGCCATCCGCTACACCACCGAGCGGCAGCAGTTCGGCAAAGCCATCAACAGCTTCGGCATGATCCAGCAGAAGCTGGCGGACATGGCCACCAAGATCTTCGTGCTCGAGTCGCTGAATTTCCGCACCATCGGCTACCTCGACGAGGCTCTGCACGCCACCAGCTGGGACAGCCCCACCGCCGGTGCCGACAAGATGGCCGCCATCGACGAATACGCCATCGAGTGCAGCATCTCCAAGGTCTGGGGCAGCGAGGCCCTCTTCTTCGTGGCCGACGAGGCCGTGCAGGCCTATGGCGGCTACGGTTTCAGCGCCGAATACCCCCCCGAGAAGGCCCTGCGGGACTGCCGCATCAATCGCATCTTCGAGGGCACCAACGAGATCAACCGCCTCCTCATCGCGGGCACCCTGCTGAAGCGCGCCATGAAGGGCGAGCTGCCCCTCATGCAGTTCGGCCAGCAGGTGGCCAAGGAGATCTCCAACCCGCCCAAGGCCGACGGCTTCACCGGCCCCCTGGCGCGCCTCAAGCACGGCGTGGAGCTGAGCAAGCGCCAGTGCATGCTGGCGGCGGGACTGGCGGTGCAGGTGCTGGGCCAGAAGCTGGTGGACAACCAGGAGGTCATGGCCCGCATGAGCGACATGCTCATGGAGATCTACGCCATGGAGAGCGCCGTGGTCCGGGCCGAGCGCATGGTGGAATCCGGCCACCGCTGGGCCCAGATCGCCCGGGACATGACCGAGCTCTTTGTCAACGAGAGCTGGCACAAGGTTCACGGCAACGCCCGCATGCTCTGCGCCGATGTGGTCGAAGGCGAGGCCCTGCGCCACGCCCTGGCCGGAGTGAAGGCCTTCGCGGAGTTCCACCCCACCAGCAGCGCCCGCCTGCGGGGCCGCATCGCCAGCGAGCTCATCCAGAAAGGGATCTACCCCATCGAAGTGTTCTGA